The sequence CCGTCGATGGCCGTAAACGATTGGTTCCGTCGCTTCGGCCCGTACCGACGGCTTTTCCCGCCTCGGCGTTCTGGTACCGACAACGAATGATCTCGAAGGGCTGTGAACAGTGCGCCAAGGGCGGAAAGATGGTGCTGTTCGTCTACGGCTACTGCGACCAGCGTGACTGCTTTTACTGCCCGCTCGGAGAGAATCGCAAGAACGTCGACACCGTCTACGCCAACGAACGCCAGGTCGAGTCCGACGAGGACGTGTTGACCGAGGCCCACCGGATGGACGCCCTCGGCACCTCCATCACGGGCGGCGAACCCCAGGAGGCGCTGGACCGGACCTGTCATTACCTCTCCCTGTTG comes from Haloplanus sp. XH21 and encodes:
- a CDS encoding radical SAM protein, coding for MISKGCEQCAKGGKMVLFVYGYCDQRDCFYCPLGENRKNVDTVYANERQVESDEDVLTEAHRMDALGTSITGGEPQEALDRTCHYLSLLKDEFGEDHHTHLYTGITGGRENMRRLSEAGLDEIRFHPPLE